CGGTTTTGATCGCACCGAAAGCGCCCGGCGCATGGTGGAGTCGAGCAATGTGCCCTGCGTGTACATGATGGACCTGGACCCCACCGCCGGCCTCAACTGCGTGGGCTTCTCGCAGATCAGTGCCGGCCAAACCGCGGCAGCGCACCTGATCTCCCGGGGTCGCAAGCGCCTGGCCTATGTTGGCGCACAGTTGGACCAGCGCACGCTGCTGCGCGGCGAAGGCTTCCGCCAAGGCCTGCAGAAGGCCGGTTTGTATGACCCGGCATTGGAACTGCTGACCCCACGCCCCTCGTCGGTGGGCCTGGGTGGCGAATTGTTCCTGCAACTGCTGGCCAGCCATCCGGACGTGGATGCGATTTTTTTCGGCAACGATGACTTGGCCCACGGCGCCCTGCTCGAAGCCTTGCGCCACGGGATCAAGGTGCCGGAGCAAATCGCAGTGCTGGGCTTCAACGACCTGCCCGCCTCCAGCTTCATGGTGCCGCGCCTGAGCAGCATCAGCACCCCGCGTGAAGCCATTGGCCGACGCGCGGCAGAGCATTTGCTGACGGTGATGGCAGGCAACAAGATCGCCCGGCCGGTGGTGGATATGGGGTTTGAGTTGAAGGTGCGCGAGAGTACCTGAACCGATGTGGGAGCGGGCTTGCCCGCGATAACGGTGTGTCAGGCAATACATCTGGCACTGATACACCGCTATCGCGGGCAAGCCCGCTCCCACATTTTTGAGCGTGTCCACTTAACCCTATCGCTGTCCTTGCGCGCCCCTGCTAAATTGCCCAGCTCATACCAGCCAGGGAAGCACCATGGGACACGCGCTGAAAATTTTGGGTCGCACTTCGTCCATCAACGTACGAAAAGTCCTGTGGACCTGCCAGGAACTGGCTATCCCCTACGAGCGTGAAGATTGGGGCATCGGCTTCACGCCTACCCAGTCACCCGAATTCCTCGCCCTGAACCCTAACGCCCAAGTACCGGTCATCGTCGATGACAACGGCGTGCTATGGGAGTCCAACACCATCTGCCGCTATCTGGTGGGCCTGCACCAACGCCACGACCTGCTGCCCGCCGCCCCCGCGCCACGGGCCAGGGTCGAGCAATGGATGGATTGGCAAGCCACCGAGCTCAACCCATCCTGGGGCTACGCCTTCCATGCCCTGGTGCGCAAGAACCCGGACTTTCAGGACCCGCAGCGCATTGCCGCCGGCGTGCGCGGCTGGAACGACAAGATGGGACTGCTGGAACAGCAATTGATCAAAACCGGCGCCTATGTGGCCGGGGACGACTTCACCCTGGCCGATATCCTGATTGGCCTGTCAGTACACCGCTGGCGGATGACGCCCATGGAGCGCCCCGCCTACCCGGCAGTGGAGGCGTACTACGCCCTACTCAGCCAGCGCCCAGGTTTCCAGGCTTTTGCCCTCGACGGTCACAACTAAGGATTACACGATGAAAGGACTCAACGTACTGCTCACCGGTGCCTGCGGCAGGATCGGCAAGACCTTCTTCGAGGCCTCGAAAGATCGTTACCGCTTCACCCTCACTGCCCCTTCGCCCTCGACGGCCATCGCTTCGTGCAGGCCGAGGGGGTCAAGCACCTGATCGCCCATGGCCGCTGGCGGCAAACATTCGCCGCTGGCGGCACGCCTCATGACGAAGCAATGCTCTCAAAGCCAATGAATTGGGGCATTGGCCCTCGGCACGCTAATTGCTAAACCCTCTGTATCGCTCAAACCCATAGGTGCCCGATCATGTTGGTCAATACCCAAGTCTCATCCGTGATCCAACAGTCCAAACGCCCCGACCTGGACCCCGCCAACGCCGCCGCCAGTGCGCTGTACAGCGGCGTGATGCAGAACGTGCAGAACGCTGCTGCCGCAACCCAGGTGCAGGCCACGCAAAAGGCCACTGACACCACGGCCAGCAACGTGGATGCCGCGTTTGCCAAGACCCGCCTGCAGTTGCAAGCGACACCGCCGACCAGCGCCACGCCGACCACTGCGACCAGCAGCCAGGCCCGCGCAGATTTCACCGACTATATGACCAAGACCCCGGCCGAGCGCATCCGCGATCAGATCCTGCTGGAAAAGGGCCTGACCGAAGAAGATGTAAAAGCGATGCCTGTCGAACAACAAGACGCTATTGCCCAGGAAGTGGCTGATCGCCTAAAGATGCAGGTAGCGGAACAGTTCGCCGAGAAGACTGCTGACCCGCAGATCAAGGCCGTCAAAGACGCCCTCGCCGCAATCTGACTCAGCGCACGCCCTTTGTAGGAGCGAGCTTGCTCGCGAAAAACTTCAACGATAACGCGGGGTATCGGGTTCCCCGTGGCGGTCTCAGGTTTTTCGCGAGCAAGCTCGCTCCTACTAAAGAGGCACTATTGCAGTTGCAGGGTCGAGTTGAACTGGCCAATGGCGTCCACCACATGCCGCGAGCCTTCCTGGATCTCCAGGATCACTTGCCCTGCCTCATTGGCCAACTCCACCCCCAGGCCGGTACGACTCAGGCTCGACTGCATGCTCGACACCGCGCTCAGGGACAAGTCGTGGTTCTTGCGTACCACCTCGACAATCTCAAGCGTCGCCTGGCTGGTGCGCGCCGCCAGGCTGCGCACCTCGTCCGCCACCACAGCAAAGCCACGCCCGTGCTCACCGGCCCGTGCCGCTTCAATGGCCGCGTTAAGCGCCAACAGGTTGGTTTGATCGGCAATCCCGCGAATGGTCTGCACGATGGTGCCGATAATGTCCGACTGCTTGCTTACCGCGTCGATGCTGATTGCCGCTTGGTTGAGGTCGCGGGAAATTTCTTCGATGATCTGCACCGTCTGCTGTACCACTTCCGAGCCCTTGCGGGCGCAGGCATCATTCTGCACCGAGGTGGCGTGGGCAGAATCGGCAGCGGTACGCAACGTGGTGACCTGGTCGGTGATATCGCTGGCGAACTTCACCACTTTGTACAGACGTCCGTTGGCATCGAAGATTGGGTTGTAGGAGGCTTCCAGAAACAGCGTCTGACCCTGTTTGTTGCGCCGCTCAAAACGATGGGAGTGGAACTCTCCGCGGTTCAGTGAGGCCCAGAAGGCTTTGTAGGCCGGTGATTCCACCTCGGCGTGATGGCAGAACATGCTGTGGTGTTGGCCGACGATTTCACCGAGGGAATACTGCACCGTCTTCAGGAAGTTCTGGTTGGCATTGAGGATCTGCCCCTGGGGCGTGAACTCGATGACCGCCATGGAGCGCCCGATGGCATCGATCAGGCTTTGGTTTTCATGCTCGCGGTGAACCCGTTCGGAAATATCCGCAGCCACTTTGATCACACTCTGCACCTGGTTATCCGGGCCATAGACCGGCATGTAACTGGCCTCCAGCCATACTTCCTGGCCACTTTTGGTCAAGCGCATGAACGTGCCGCTGATGGGTTCGCCCTGGCCCAGGTCGTGCCACAATTTTGCGTAGGCATCGCTGCGGTAATAGGACTCTTCACAGAAGATTCGATGGTGTTTACCGCGTACTTCCTCGGCGCTGTAACCCATGACCTTGCAGAAGTTTTCGTTGGCATCCAGTACTACGCCGTCGCGATCAAACTCGATCATCGCCATGGAACGACTGATGGCCGCCAACTTGGCTTGGGCCTGGGTTAGCGCACAGGAAAAACGCTCTATTTCCAGCAGGTCGGATTTGTGGTGCAAGTTAAACATGATCGGATCACCTTCAGCGCTGTCTTTGAATGACGGTTAGTTCTTGGATTTGACCCAGTACAACTTTCCACAAAACAGGCAAACGCAGCTGTCCATAAGGCAGGACAAGTGTCAGGCGATAGATAAATGATGGCTAATCGGAGAGTCCATGGGGCAACACCCGTTTCAAGGCATCCTTTTCTTGACGACCCCGTGCGGGGCCCGCTTTAACCGACACACGTAAATCCATTTAACCTGAGGCTCCTTTTTTCCGGCGCTTTGACATACGCACTTATCTATTCACAGCTTCAATAGTGCTCATCAATCACTATTCAAGCACCCACCCGAAACGCTTCATATGGCGTGCGACATAAGTGGTTATGGATGAGCATAGACAGGGCTTGGCGCTATGCAAGGCCATTAATCAGCCAGCATTTATAGACAGGTGTTGGAGGGGATGTGCAGGGGCAGGATGTATCGATGCCGCTGTAGGAGCGAGCTTGCTCGCGAAAAGCTCGAGAGCGCCGTGTTTTTCCTGCGAACACGCGTTTTCGTTAACGCTCTTCGCGAGCAAGCTCGCTCCTACAGTGAAGTACTCAGTGACCGAACAGACCGGTCTCAGTCTTCTTGGCTTTTTTGTCCGCGCGTTTTTCATCGGCGGTCTTTGCCGGTTTTTTCTTCGCGGCTTTCTTTGAATCCATACCTTTGGCCATGATGCATGCTCCACTAACAGAGGAAGTAACAAGGGGTATAACACCTATTGCCCACCAGAAGGCGCTTTGCCCGACTTATAATCCCCGGTCCTTGATCACGTTTGTTAAACCACCATGCCCGAGTTGCACATTGATCGACTGGCAGACCCCCTGTGGCCGCTGCTGAACAAGTTCTACCGCAGCCACAACTCATCGATGAAAGCCCTCAAGGGCGGCCAATTGTGGGTCGCGCGCAACAGCGAGATTGTGGCCGGTCTGTGCCTGAGCCCCGTGGTCGGTGGCCAGTGGCTGACCGGGCTGTTTGTCGATCCGGCATTACGTGGGCAAGGGCTGGCGGCGCGGCTGATCGCACAAGCGATAGCGCCGGTCGAAGGCACGGTATGGCTGCTGTGCCACCCGGACCTGGAAGGGTTTTATGCAGCCCAGGGTTTCAGCCAGCAGACGGTGTTGCCACAATCGCTGGCCGAGCGCCTGGTGCGCTATAAACGCAACAAGCCGATGATCGCCATGGGCGTGTGCCGTCAGGTCTAAGCGTCGGCGGCGGGATCCAGGTCGGGGAACATCACCTCGATAAACCCGAACTTGCTGAAGTCGGTGATGCGCGAGGGGTACAGGCGGCCGATCAAGTGGTCGCATTCGTGCTGCACCACCCGCGCATGGAAGCCGTCGGCAATCCGCACAATCGGCTCGCCCTTGGGGTCAAACCCCTCGTAGCGAATCTGCTGATAGCGATCCACCGCACCACGCAACCCCGGCACCGACAGACAGCCTTCATAGCCCTCCTCCAACACCGGGCTCAGCGGTGTAATCAGCGGGTTGATCAAGATGGTCTGGGGCACCGCCGGGGCATCCGGGTAGCGCTCGCTGCTTTCGAAGCCGAAGATCACCAGTTGCAGGTCGACACCAATCTGCGGCGCGGCCAGACCGACGCCACCCACGTGCTCCATGGTCTGGAACATGTCATCGATCAGTTGCCACAGTTCGGGGCTGTCGAACATTTCCGGTGGCACCGGTGGCGCGATACGCAGCAGGCGCTCGTCGCCCATTTTCAGGATTTCACGAATCATCGGTCAGGTTTCATCAAGGGTGGGTTTGGGAATCGAATGGTCCCGGCCAAGGCCCGAGACATGCTGTTTTTGATCGGGGTGATGTTCGCCAAAGTCCTTTTCACCCGGGTCCTTGCCTTCGGCAGACATGTGCTCGATCACCGCGTTCATTTCCGCACCCAGCAGCAATACCGCGGCGGAAATGTAGAAGTACAACAGCAGCACAATGATCGCACCGATGCTGCCATACATCGCGTTGTAGTCGGCGAAGGTCTTGACGTAGTAGCCAAAGCCCAGTGAAGCCACGATCCAGACCACCACCGCCAGCACCGAGCCTGGCGTGATAAAGCGAAATTTCTGCTTCACATCCGGCATCACGTAGTACATCAAGGCCACGGCGAACATCAGCAGGATCACAATCAAAGGCCAACGCAGGATGGTCCACAAGGTAACGACAAACTCCTGCATGCCGATCTGCCCGGCCAGCCACTCCATCACTTGCGGCCCCAGGACCATCAGCGCGGCGGCGGCCAGCAACATGCCGGCGATGCCCACGGTGTAGAGAATCGACAACGGGAAACGCTTCCAGATCGGCCGGCCTTCCACCACGTCGTAGGCGGCATTCATCGCGCTCATCATCAGGCGCACGCCCGCCGAGGCGGTCCACAGCGCGATGACGATACCCACCGACAACAGCCCACCCTTGGATTGCTGCAATTGGTCGATCACCGGGTTGACTTGCTCCAGAGCCTGGGGCGGCAGCACCAGTTCCGATTGCAGGCGCAGCCAACTGAAGAAATCCGGCAGGTGCAGGAAACCGATCAGGGCAATCAGGAACAGCAGGAAGGGGAACAGCGAAAACAGCATCTGGTAGGCCAGTGCCGAGGCATAAGTGGGCATCTCGTCATCAATGAACTCTGTGACGGTGCGCATCAATACGCGGTGCAGCGGCAGATCTTTTAATACCGGAAAAATCATAGCGTCTCCTTTCGCCGCAAAAAGGTTGAGTTCGTGGGCGACTCAGGGGCCGTTTTCTACATCAAGGTAGCCTATTTGGCGACCTTGAAACAATTTCGAAACTTTAAACATTGGGCGTGACATAAAAACGGCCATCCGTGGATGGCCGTTATATTGCGTGTTGCACACGGCGGAATCAGGCCTTGTCGACCGTATTCTTTACCGCATCCTTGACCTTGCCGACCGCTTGCTGGGCTTCGCCCTTCTTCTCTTGAATCTTGCCTTCGACCTCAAGCTTGGGGTTGTCAGTGGCTTTGCCGACACCTTGCTTGATATTGCCGATGGCTTCGTTCACTAAACCTTTTGCCTTATCCGCTGTGCTGCCCATGGTATTTCTCCGTAAGAACAATCAAGGGTTTTGGTCATTACCTAAGGATTGACCCTGGGCCTCTGAGCAGAGTTTCAATTATTTGCGTGAGGCATTTCATCACCCTATACAGGTTTGGCTTTATGTTTTGCCGCCAACCCCCGAGAATGCCCGGCAGATTCAGGCTAAATCGCTGAATAACAGATCCCGTAGGAAGGTTATGAAACTCAATAAAACACAGGCCATCGCCCGCAGAAACCTGGAACTGGGCGGTGCCGTGCTCGGCGTCAACAACTGCCACTTCACCGACCTGGACCGCAAGCGCAACATTTGGTGGTTCGACCTGCCAGTGGCCCGCATTGCCATCGGCCAGTACGAGTGGATTCACTTGTTGATGCACAACGCCGAGA
The Pseudomonas hygromyciniae genome window above contains:
- the def gene encoding peptide deformylase, with the translated sequence MIREILKMGDERLLRIAPPVPPEMFDSPELWQLIDDMFQTMEHVGGVGLAAPQIGVDLQLVIFGFESSERYPDAPAVPQTILINPLITPLSPVLEEGYEGCLSVPGLRGAVDRYQQIRYEGFDPKGEPIVRIADGFHARVVQHECDHLIGRLYPSRITDFSKFGFIEVMFPDLDPAADA
- a CDS encoding CsbD family protein, encoding MGSTADKAKGLVNEAIGNIKQGVGKATDNPKLEVEGKIQEKKGEAQQAVGKVKDAVKNTVDKA
- a CDS encoding GNAT family N-acetyltransferase is translated as MPELHIDRLADPLWPLLNKFYRSHNSSMKALKGGQLWVARNSEIVAGLCLSPVVGGQWLTGLFVDPALRGQGLAARLIAQAIAPVEGTVWLLCHPDLEGFYAAQGFSQQTVLPQSLAERLVRYKRNKPMIAMGVCRQV
- a CDS encoding YihY/virulence factor BrkB family protein, with translation MIFPVLKDLPLHRVLMRTVTEFIDDEMPTYASALAYQMLFSLFPFLLFLIALIGFLHLPDFFSWLRLQSELVLPPQALEQVNPVIDQLQQSKGGLLSVGIVIALWTASAGVRLMMSAMNAAYDVVEGRPIWKRFPLSILYTVGIAGMLLAAAALMVLGPQVMEWLAGQIGMQEFVVTLWTILRWPLIVILLMFAVALMYYVMPDVKQKFRFITPGSVLAVVVWIVASLGFGYYVKTFADYNAMYGSIGAIIVLLLYFYISAAVLLLGAEMNAVIEHMSAEGKDPGEKDFGEHHPDQKQHVSGLGRDHSIPKPTLDET
- a CDS encoding glutathione S-transferase family protein, whose product is MGHALKILGRTSSINVRKVLWTCQELAIPYEREDWGIGFTPTQSPEFLALNPNAQVPVIVDDNGVLWESNTICRYLVGLHQRHDLLPAAPAPRARVEQWMDWQATELNPSWGYAFHALVRKNPDFQDPQRIAAGVRGWNDKMGLLEQQLIKTGAYVAGDDFTLADILIGLSVHRWRMTPMERPAYPAVEAYYALLSQRPGFQAFALDGHN
- a CDS encoding LacI family DNA-binding transcriptional regulator, whose product is MMTSKNDKNTRTTGRPTLNEVARLAGVSPITASRALRGISTVAPELVEKVQKAAAELSYVVNPAARALASACSQSVVVLVPSLSNLLFIETLEAIHQVLRPKGFEVLIGNTHYCRDEEENLLRNYMAYQPRGLLLTGFDRTESARRMVESSNVPCVYMMDLDPTAGLNCVGFSQISAGQTAAAHLISRGRKRLAYVGAQLDQRTLLRGEGFRQGLQKAGLYDPALELLTPRPSSVGLGGELFLQLLASHPDVDAIFFGNDDLAHGALLEALRHGIKVPEQIAVLGFNDLPASSFMVPRLSSISTPREAIGRRAAEHLLTVMAGNKIARPVVDMGFELKVREST
- a CDS encoding methyl-accepting chemotaxis protein; translated protein: MVKFASDITDQVTTLRTAADSAHATSVQNDACARKGSEVVQQTVQIIEEISRDLNQAAISIDAVSKQSDIIGTIVQTIRGIADQTNLLALNAAIEAARAGEHGRGFAVVADEVRSLAARTSQATLEIVEVVRKNHDLSLSAVSSMQSSLSRTGLGVELANEAGQVILEIQEGSRHVVDAIGQFNSTLQLQ